AGGAAGCACTATCGCAAAAAGTTTTTTCAGTGCGAGCGAGATATGTTCTAATCTTTTTAGAGGTGATTCAATCTGCATAAAAGATGGATGGGCCGCATAACGCATAGCTATCATACCTCCAACCCAGATTACACCGCTGATTACATGAATAAAAAGTATAAAAACTTTGTACTCTGCAAAAAAATCAGACATCTATGAAAGAGCCTCTGTAATGAACTTAAGTGAAGCCTCTTTAGCTTCAGGAAGTTTAGTTTTGTCTTTTCCACCTGCTTGTGCAAAGTCAGGACGACCACCGCCGCCACCACCTAAAATAGGTGCAATCTGCTTAATCCAATCACCCGCTTTAGCATTTGCATCTTTAACACCTGCAGCTATTAGAACTTTATCGCCTTTTACCTGGAAAAGCATTGCACAAAGTTTATCGTTTTGATTTTTAAGCTCATCTATTTTTTCTTTGATGTCGCCGTTTGGATACTCTTCAACTACAACAGCTACACCGTTTATCTCTGAAGCTGTTATCTCAACTTTAGCAGACTCTTGAGCTTCTTTTACTTCTACTTTTAGCTCTTCAATAGTTGATTTAAGTCTGTTTATACCGGCAATTACGTCAAGATTTTTAACTTCGGATTCTACTTGTTTAAGCAACATTCTTTGCTCACAAAAGTGCTCATATGCAGCACGCCCTACAACAGCCTCTATACGTCTGACACCGGCACTTACACCACTCTCTTTTGTGATTATAAAACTACCTATAGATGCAGTGTTGCCAACATGCACACCACCGCAAAGCTCAATAGATGCATCTTCAAAACTCACAACACGCACATCGTCACCGTATTTCTCACCAAACTGAGCTTTAGCCCCGCTCTCTCTTGCACGATCTATATCCATGACTTCTGTTTTTGCATCTATACCGCGAGCGATAATAGCATTTACACGCTGTTCTATCTCGGCAAGTTCTGAATGTTCCAAGGCTTTAGGGTGTGAGAAATCAAAACGTAAACGATTTGCTTCGTTTAATGAACCCGCTTGTGATATATGATCACCCAGTACATCAAAAAGTACGGCATGAAGCAAGTGAGTAGCCGAATGGTGTTTTGTAATCTCTTGACGCGATATATCAACATGGCTATCTACAACGGTTGAAACTTTTAACTCTTTAGTTACCTCTATTTGAGATAAGTTAAGTCCGAAGAATTTTTTAGTGTCTAGTACTTTTGCAAAACCTTCTAACTCTCCAGTATCTCCGACTTGTCCACCGCTCTCAGCATAAAAAGGAGTGATATCTAAAAGAACCCAGCCTTTTTCACCCTCGGTTAATGAGCCTGTTATTTTAAAATCCGCATCTAAAAGTGCTTGAACTTCACCGGAATGGCTTGTAAATTCATAACCTACAAAAGTGTTCTCGCCAAAATTTTCTAACAATACTTTAAAGTCACCGTGAGTATCTGCATCTCCACTGCCTTTCCAAGCAGCTTTTGCACGAGTTCTTTGCTCATTCATAAGAGAGTCAAACTTATCTGCATCTAGCTTTAAGTTATGGCTTTTTAACATATCTTCAGTCAAATCAAGAGGGAATCCGAATGTATCGTAAAGTTTAAATGCAACCTCACCGCTAAATACGTCTTTTGTATTTTCTAGTTCATCTTCAAATAAAGCTATACCGCTCTCAATAGTTTTGAAAAATCTTGCTTCTTCAAGTTCTATCTGCTCCTTAACCGCATCTGATTTTTCACTTAAATATGCATATTCCTTACCCATAATACTAACTAAAGTATCAACAAGTTTATACATAAACGGTTTTCTAAAACCAAGCAGATAACCGTGACGAACCGCACGTCTTAATATACGTCTTAAAACATAACCACGCCCTTCGTTTGAGAAGTTGATGCCTTGAGAAAGCAAAAATACTGCTGTACGGATATGATCGGCTATAACACGGTAACTCGCACCGCTTTCATACTCATACTCTTTTCCTATAAGTTCTTCAACTTTACGGATAATAGGCATAAACAAAGATGAACCGTAGTTTGAGAGTGCTCCCTCTTTAATAGCTACTACACGCTCTAGTCCCATTCCCGTATCGATAGAAGGTTTTGCAAGTGGAATACGCTCTCCACCTTTTTCTTTAACTTCATATTGCATAAATACAAGGTTCCAAATTTCTAAAAATCTGTCACCTTCTCCGCCCATTTTATCCTCAGGGCCGTTGAAATGCTCTTTACCTTGGTCATAAAAAATTTCAGAACAAGGTCCACAAGGTCCGGTATCTCCCATAGACCAAAAGTTATCTTCATCCCCAAGACGCATAATACGCTCTAGCGGTACGTGCTTTTGCCATAACTTTTCTGCTTCATCGTCACTCTCATGCACGGTTACCCATAGCTTCTCCACGGGAAGTTCTAAAACTTCTGTGATAAATTCCCATGAATAATCGATAACTTCTTCTTTAAAATAATCCCCAAAACTAAAATTACCCAACATTTCAAAAAAAGTATGATGACGTGCAGTATGACCTACGTTTTCTAGGTCATTATGCTTCCCCCCGGCTCTCAAACATGTTTGACACGATGTAGCACGTGGATTAGACGGTGTCGGAACTTCCCCTGTAAATATAGACTTAAACGGTACCATACCCGCATTATTAAACAAAAGTGTTGCATCTTCAGGAACAAGTGGTGCGGATGCAACTCTTTGATGATTTTTTGATTCAAAAAATTTTAAAAACTCTTCTCTGATATCCATATATTATTTCCTAACTATAACCGCATTGTAAAATTGACGCGATTATATCCAAAAAAGCCTATATTATGCATAATTTTTTCTAACTGGTAACCAAAATGAAGAAAAAACGTAATCATTCTGATACATTTTATATATACAATCCCGAAACTAAACTAAGGAAAAACCCAATATGTTAGAAAGAATTTTTACTATAGATGCATACAATGAAGAACTGGAGATATTTGATAATTTAGACGATGAATGTGCCCAAAGTATATGTGAAAATAATCTTGAAATCCCTAAAGAATATATAAATAAAATCAGTTGCAAAAATGATAGTTTTACAATATATTTAGCAAATTCGAGATCTTACTATCGTGATGACTGGTATGTAAACTTGCAACGTTTAGAATATGTTTCTTAATAATTTTTAGATATATTCGTTTTCATCTTTTATAAAACTTTTGGGAAACTGTTTTAAAAACATATCAGCCGCCAAACCGTTTCCATATTCTAATATATTTTTATCTTTATCTAAAATAGGCGTAGTCCCTAAACCGCATGAAGGAGATTTTGATTTTAAAATAACTTCGTCTGCATCTAAATATTTTTCTAAAAAAGAAGCTATCTCTTCTTTTAGTTTTTGTGTGACGTCTATATTTGTTTCATCCGTAATAATTCTATTTTTATTATCGACTAAAACAACATTTATTCTCTCCCTTGGAGTTCCAAAAAGAGGAGCTTCGGGACAAAACGGAATAATTTCACAATCTTTAAACTTGTTTATAACTGCATCTACGGCTTTTGTTTTACCGTCATACCTGCAATACTCACCTAACAAACATGCAGATATTATTACTTTTTTTTTCATTATTTTTTTACTAAAAGAGTTATAAATATTTTTATATATTGATGATTAAAACGATTACGCATCTGCTCATCTTTCATCATATACGTCAGTGCTTCAAAGCTACTCATCTCTTTTCGATATGGTCTTGTACTAGTTAGTGCATCAAAAACATCGCAAATAGAAAGTATGGATGCGAATATACTAATCTCACCTTTTTTTAAATGATTTGGGTATCCTGAACCGTCATAATTTTCATGGTGGTGCATAATTGCTTCTATGATATGGGGGTTATGAATATGATTATGTTTTATAATTTCCGTGCTGTACATGGCGTGTTTATGTATATCTTCTATCTCATCTGCCGATAATTTGGAGTCTTTTAGTACAATATTATTATCTACTTTTTTTATCCCTATATCTTGTAGATATCCTGCCATCCCTAATGATAAAAGTTTTTTGTCTTGAATTTCAAGTGATATACCTAGGTTTACGGCATAGATAGCTACGTGTAATGAATGGTGTGCAAGCATATTATCATTTTGAAAATGTATTATATTTTCTTTTACAAAATTTCTATTATGTCTAATAAGTAAAATAATCGCTTTTATCATAGACTCCACATCTTCAAAATCAAAGAGATTGTCGGATGATTTTAAAAAATTATCAAAAAAGATATCATTCATTTTATATAAATAATTTATGCAATACTCGGGATTGTGTTTGGCATAAGATATATACGTTTCTAAATTTTTAGACTCGTTTTTTCGTAAATCTACATACTTTTTTGGAATAAAAACAGCTTTTTGAGACTGCAATACATCATATATTTTATCATCTATTAATGTACCCGCTTTAACGGCTATTGTAGAATCGTCTTGTTCTATATACATATCGTACGGCAAGATAACATCTTTATTTATTGTATCTAATGCAATCTGATATTTATCTATATTTTGCCCTTTTTTAACTTTTATCAGCATAGCAATCCTTAACTTATCGACAGATTATGACACTTTTTATCTCTGTCATCTCCTCAATGGCAAACTTTGGACCTTCCCGTCCTACTCCGCTTAGTTTTACACCGCCGTATGGCTGAATATCAAACCTAAGCGTCGGCATATCGTTTATAACAACCCCGCCTGCATCAAGTTCGTCTATTGCACGGTTTGTTAATGATAAATCGTTCGTAAACACCGAAAACTGTAATCCATATGGAGAGTTGTTCATACGAGGAAGTGCATCGTCAAAACCGTTAACCTTAACAAGTGAGACAATCGGAGCAAAAACTTCCTCACATACTATAGCCATATCATCACGCACATCTGCCATTACACAAGGATAAAACGTTCTATCTTCGACTTTAGGTTCTAAAAGGGCACGAGCACCTTCATCTATCGCACTTTGTACCCAACTCATTGCGCGTTCACACGCATCATCATCAATAAGAGGTCCCATAAAGGTCTCTTCATCGTATGGACTTCCCACTTTTAGTTTTTTAGTCTCTTCTGCCATCTTTTGTGCAAACTCATCATAAATATCTGCATCTACATAGATACGCTGAAGAGAGATACAAACTTGACCCGAATTTATAAATGCACCTAATGCACATCTGTTTGCTGCTAAGTCTAAATCAGCCGACTTGTCTATAAACGTAGCGGCATTACCGCCAAGTTCAAGTCCGACTTTTTTAATCCCTGCAGATTTTGTAATTATTTCCCCGACGGGTACGCTTCCCGTAAAACTTACAACACGGGGAATGTCGGATGTTACTAAAGCAGAACCAACCTCTGCATCCCCGTAAACTACACTTAGTGCATCTTTTATGGCATATCTGCTGTTTATGAAAAGTTTTGCAAACTTGTATGCAGTCAAAGGAGCTTCGGGTGTCGGTTTTAGTACAACTGCATTTCCCGCAACTAAAGCAGGACCTAGTTTATGTGCAACTAAATTTAGAGGAAAATTAAACGGTGTAATAGCAGCTACTACACCGACAGGCTCACGTCGAAAAAAACTCATAGTTTTTTTACCGCTTGCCATTGCATCCGTGTTTATCGTCTCACCATGCATTGTACGCATAGTCTCTGCACTTAATGTTAAAGTCTCTATAGCACGATCAACCTCAACCCGTGCAAATGCCAAAGGTTTTCCGACCTCATCAGTTATGGTCATAGCTATATCTTCTTTATTTAAAGCAAGATTATTTGCTACATCTAAAAGCCAGTTACATCTTTGGCTTAGTGTAGATGCACGGGTAGCTTTTGTTGCCTTCTGGGCTATTTTTAAGGCCTTGATTGTATCATCTGCATCACATACCGGAGCGGTAGAAACAACCCTTTTATTGTATGGACTTCTTCTTTGGCTTATCTCATCTTTTGTAGCCTCGTTTGAGCCAAAAAAAATCTTTGCACTATTCATCATATCCCCTAAAAGCAATAATAATATAAATTGATTATAACATTTAATATATTTTTTTAATTTAAAGGTATTGTTTTTTATGTTATCATTGTTGATAATATATACATAAGGAGGATGTTATGAACACTACTCGTTATTTATTTCAATCGCCTTATCACTCTCAGGTTCAATTTGGCAGACCTGATCCAAGTAGTGAACAAAACCAAAAAACTGACAATAATTTAACCAACTTAAATGATGTAAACAACAGTGTGCAAAAAGAGGCTCAGAGTTTTCAAGCTACTCAAACCACGGAAGTTAAACCAAAAGTTAGTTCAGCAAATAAACTTGATGTTTATGCTTAAGTTATTTGATGTAGTTATTATCTTTTAGTATCTCTATAAAAGTATCAGCCATCATTTCATACCCTTTTTCATTTGGATGAACATAGTCGCTTTTTAGATTATTTCTTCTTTGAATATAACCTATAATATCTTCCTCATAAAGTACATCTTCTTCTTGTGCCACTTCATGGTATAAATCTATTGCATCCATATCAAGCAGGTTAAATTCAGGCACACCAACTAGTAAAACTTTTGCACCGACCTCTTTTATGCTTTTAATCATTTTTTTAAGGTTTGATTTTAGTTCATTACGAGGCAGTTTTTGCAATATATCATTTCCGCCGTGACACAAAATAACCAAGTCGGGTTCAAAAGCCAAATAATCTTTTAATCTCTCAACACCCTCGGCAGATATCTCACCGTTAACGCCTGCATTTATTGTATTTAATAATGTTTTTTCTTTAAAAAAATCAGGATAACTTTTATCTGAACCAAATCCATATGTAAGACTATCGCCAAATGCCAAAACAGTTGCATCGCTACTCAAAAGTATTTCCTTGTCATTATTTGTCATATTGCGAAAGAAGATTATTATACTTAAAATAAGAAGTGCTACAATTAGATAGTTTTTCATATATACTCCTTAAAGAGTTATATTCTCCACATAAGAGATATCATCTTGTACTACAACTATAGCATCGTAAACATAATTCAAATCTAAAGAATTTTTTTTCATGTAAATATCGCCTGTTTTTATAAGGCGTGAGAGTTTTGTCGGAGTGATATTTTGGATAGCCTTTTCATAATCTTCAGCACTTTTAACTTCTATGAAATGAAGAACTTCATCCTTTATGCTTATTATATCTATCTCACCAAAACGTGAGTAAAAGTTTCTATCAACTATCTCATGACCATGATCGTAAAGATATTTAGCCGCCAATTCTTCGGCAATATCTCCTTTTTTTCTACTCATTTAGCAATTAATAACTTCCACTTTTACAGATTTAAATGCAGCCGTTAAAATCAACTCATCACACTTGTCTCCAAATAGAGCATTTATACGTGAATCTGCATGATGAAAAGTTACAAATAAAGTTTTTGGTTTTACCTTGTCGGTTAGTTTTACGGTAAGTGGATTAGTTTCTCCATACTCAGTTTTTAGTATAACTTTATCACTTGTAAAATCTGCGGCATCATCTTCACATACAAGTAAAATATCTTCAGGATATCTCTCTAAAAGAGAGTCTGTCTGTTTTGTTTGAGCAGCATTGTTGTAATGTGCCAGTGTACGCCCTGTTGTAAGATGATAACCGCTTAAAGTTTTTTTAGTAATCTCTTCAACCATCCCGCGTAACTCATACTGTTTATAGTGAAATCTTCCATATCCGTCTTCCGTACGAAAGTCCAGTTGATGTAAAATTGGAGTATCTTCTGTGTGTACTGGCCATTGCAGACCGCGTTTACGGTGTTTTTCAAGTCTATGATAATCTGCTCCGCTAAAGCGTCTATATGCTACGCGCTGTACCTCTTCCCAAATATCTTTGGAAGAAGTATATGAAGCACTCCCTCCCATCTTATTGTCAAGTTGTTTTAAAACTTCCCAATCATCAGGCAAGTCTGATTGTACAAGAGGCTGTGATAGATGCAGACGACGCATTGCATTTACATATACACCGGTTTTTTCATATGCCGATTTTACGCCTACGACTATATCTGCTTTAGAAGCGATATCGGTCATAAAAAGCTCTTGAACCATTACAAATTCCAAGTTTTTTATAGCTTTGTCAACTTTGTTAATATTTGGATGAATATGCGTTAGATCCTCACCTATATTCAATACGGCTTTTACACGACCTTCTATCATCTCATCTACAAGTTGTGGAGTCATAAGTCCCACCTCTTTAGGCTCTTGATAATCAGGGTCGTAATATGGGAGCATACCCATATCACAAGCACCTTGAACATTGTTCTGTCCACGAAGAGGCATAAGTCCTGTACCGCTTTTACCTATATTTCCAGTCATAAGGGCTAAATGCGTTATAGCCATAACTGCATATGAGCCGTCAAGATGTTCAGTAATACCCAGACCCCAGAATATCATAGAGTTTTTAAGCGCATATTCACGTGCAACTTTGC
The genomic region above belongs to Sulfurimonas lithotrophica and contains:
- the alaS gene encoding alanine--tRNA ligase; amino-acid sequence: MDIREEFLKFFESKNHQRVASAPLVPEDATLLFNNAGMVPFKSIFTGEVPTPSNPRATSCQTCLRAGGKHNDLENVGHTARHHTFFEMLGNFSFGDYFKEEVIDYSWEFITEVLELPVEKLWVTVHESDDEAEKLWQKHVPLERIMRLGDEDNFWSMGDTGPCGPCSEIFYDQGKEHFNGPEDKMGGEGDRFLEIWNLVFMQYEVKEKGGERIPLAKPSIDTGMGLERVVAIKEGALSNYGSSLFMPIIRKVEELIGKEYEYESGASYRVIADHIRTAVFLLSQGINFSNEGRGYVLRRILRRAVRHGYLLGFRKPFMYKLVDTLVSIMGKEYAYLSEKSDAVKEQIELEEARFFKTIESGIALFEDELENTKDVFSGEVAFKLYDTFGFPLDLTEDMLKSHNLKLDADKFDSLMNEQRTRAKAAWKGSGDADTHGDFKVLLENFGENTFVGYEFTSHSGEVQALLDADFKITGSLTEGEKGWVLLDITPFYAESGGQVGDTGELEGFAKVLDTKKFFGLNLSQIEVTKELKVSTVVDSHVDISRQEITKHHSATHLLHAVLFDVLGDHISQAGSLNEANRLRFDFSHPKALEHSELAEIEQRVNAIIARGIDAKTEVMDIDRARESGAKAQFGEKYGDDVRVVSFEDASIELCGGVHVGNTASIGSFIITKESGVSAGVRRIEAVVGRAAYEHFCEQRMLLKQVESEVKNLDVIAGINRLKSTIEELKVEVKEAQESAKVEITASEINGVAVVVEEYPNGDIKEKIDELKNQNDKLCAMLFQVKGDKVLIAAGVKDANAKAGDWIKQIAPILGGGGGGRPDFAQAGGKDKTKLPEAKEASLKFITEALS
- a CDS encoding DUF523 domain-containing protein — encoded protein: MKKKVIISACLLGEYCRYDGKTKAVDAVINKFKDCEIIPFCPEAPLFGTPRERINVVLVDNKNRIITDETNIDVTQKLKEEIASFLEKYLDADEVILKSKSPSCGLGTTPILDKDKNILEYGNGLAADMFLKQFPKSFIKDENEYI
- a CDS encoding HD domain-containing phosphohydrolase — its product is MLIKVKKGQNIDKYQIALDTINKDVILPYDMYIEQDDSTIAVKAGTLIDDKIYDVLQSQKAVFIPKKYVDLRKNESKNLETYISYAKHNPEYCINYLYKMNDIFFDNFLKSSDNLFDFEDVESMIKAIILLIRHNRNFVKENIIHFQNDNMLAHHSLHVAIYAVNLGISLEIQDKKLLSLGMAGYLQDIGIKKVDNNIVLKDSKLSADEIEDIHKHAMYSTEIIKHNHIHNPHIIEAIMHHHENYDGSGYPNHLKKGEISIFASILSICDVFDALTSTRPYRKEMSSFEALTYMMKDEQMRNRFNHQYIKIFITLLVKK
- a CDS encoding aldehyde dehydrogenase family protein — its product is MNSAKIFFGSNEATKDEISQRRSPYNKRVVSTAPVCDADDTIKALKIAQKATKATRASTLSQRCNWLLDVANNLALNKEDIAMTITDEVGKPLAFARVEVDRAIETLTLSAETMRTMHGETINTDAMASGKKTMSFFRREPVGVVAAITPFNFPLNLVAHKLGPALVAGNAVVLKPTPEAPLTAYKFAKLFINSRYAIKDALSVVYGDAEVGSALVTSDIPRVVSFTGSVPVGEIITKSAGIKKVGLELGGNAATFIDKSADLDLAANRCALGAFINSGQVCISLQRIYVDADIYDEFAQKMAEETKKLKVGSPYDEETFMGPLIDDDACERAMSWVQSAIDEGARALLEPKVEDRTFYPCVMADVRDDMAIVCEEVFAPIVSLVKVNGFDDALPRMNNSPYGLQFSVFTNDLSLTNRAIDELDAGGVVINDMPTLRFDIQPYGGVKLSGVGREGPKFAIEEMTEIKSVIICR
- a CDS encoding GDSL-type esterase/lipase family protein; the protein is MKNYLIVALLILSIIIFFRNMTNNDKEILLSSDATVLAFGDSLTYGFGSDKSYPDFFKEKTLLNTINAGVNGEISAEGVERLKDYLAFEPDLVILCHGGNDILQKLPRNELKSNLKKMIKSIKEVGAKVLLVGVPEFNLLDMDAIDLYHEVAQEEDVLYEEDIIGYIQRRNNLKSDYVHPNEKGYEMMADTFIEILKDNNYIK
- a CDS encoding YraN family protein; amino-acid sequence: MSRKKGDIAEELAAKYLYDHGHEIVDRNFYSRFGEIDIISIKDEVLHFIEVKSAEDYEKAIQNITPTKLSRLIKTGDIYMKKNSLDLNYVYDAIVVVQDDISYVENITL
- a CDS encoding molybdopterin oxidoreductase family protein codes for the protein MENIQTIDSVCTYCGVGCDIAANVDIKENKITKIFAHPDGVVSQGKLCIKGKYGHDFVESPNRLRAPRIKKSFLEKNPSIKNAIGSKLKDFDDTWYECDLDTATTAASIKLKEIQEQYGRKAVCSIGGARTSCENSYFFQKFTRHTLNSPHVDNCARVCHSPSLKGMRTTIGEGAATNPYNDIYNAEFMIVIGSNTTEAHPIIANRILDVAREHDNLAVFDVREIKLHRFAKYKAIMPHEANLLVLNMLAYVVIDEELYDESFIAERTKGFAEFKDKILNDPYANPDYFKEIAGYEDMAKTIRKVAREYALKNSMIFWGLGITEHLDGSYAVMAITHLALMTGNIGKSGTGLMPLRGQNNVQGACDMGMLPYYDPDYQEPKEVGLMTPQLVDEMIEGRVKAVLNIGEDLTHIHPNINKVDKAIKNLEFVMVQELFMTDIASKADIVVGVKSAYEKTGVYVNAMRRLHLSQPLVQSDLPDDWEVLKQLDNKMGGSASYTSSKDIWEEVQRVAYRRFSGADYHRLEKHRKRGLQWPVHTEDTPILHQLDFRTEDGYGRFHYKQYELRGMVEEITKKTLSGYHLTTGRTLAHYNNAAQTKQTDSLLERYPEDILLVCEDDAADFTSDKVILKTEYGETNPLTVKLTDKVKPKTLFVTFHHADSRINALFGDKCDELILTAAFKSVKVEVINC